Genomic segment of Pseudothermotoga hypogea DSM 11164 = NBRC 106472:
TCACCATCGGTGGTATCTTTTCCCGGGCGAAGATAATTGCGGTGAACGATGTGTCTTTCGAGATAAAGAAGGCAGAGATCTTCACGCTTGCGGGCGAGAGTGGTTGCGGCAAAACGACGATCGCAAAAATACTGTTAGGTTTCGAGCATCCCACAGGAGGAATCGTTGAATACAAGGGACGAAGGATAGACAACATTAAACCCAACGAAAGATTCAGCTTGAGAAAGGAGATACAGGCGATCTTTCAGAACCCTTTTTCCACGTTCAACCCACTGAGAAAGGTTGACAGATACTTTTTTGAAGCACTTCAAAACTTTGGGATCGCGAAGGAAGAAAGAGAGGCTGAGAAGATCGTCAGGGAAAAGCTGGAGGCTGTCGGCGTGGCGTACGAGGAGTTTCGTGAGAAGTATCCGAGCGAGTTCTCCGGAGGTCAGCTTCAGAGAATCTCCATTGCCCGGGCGCTCCTGACGAATCCGAGTTTGCTGATCGCAGACGAACCTGTTTCCATGGTCGATGCTTCCCTCAGAATGTCCATAGTGAACCTGTTCAAAGACTTACGCGACAGGTTCGGTCTGAGTATTCTCTACATAACGCACGATCTTGCCACAGCGTACTACGTGAGCGA
This window contains:
- a CDS encoding ABC transporter ATP-binding protein; the protein is MLRVLNLRKVFTIGGIFSRAKIIAVNDVSFEIKKAEIFTLAGESGCGKTTIAKILLGFEHPTGGIVEYKGRRIDNIKPNERFSLRKEIQAIFQNPFSTFNPLRKVDRYFFEALQNFGIAKEEREAEKIVREKLEAVGVAYEEFREKYPSEFSGGQLQRISIARALLTNPSLLIADEPVSMVDASLRMSIVNLFKDLRDRFGLSILYITHDLATAYYVSDRMAIMFRGEIVELGPAEKVLQEPKHPYTRLLRDSVPEPDPSKRWTSKVLLAEQEHEEYLRMGCKFAGRCPSAMEICKRESPIHYEVDGVRVKCFLYR